From Mytilus edulis chromosome 8, xbMytEdul2.2, whole genome shotgun sequence, one genomic window encodes:
- the LOC139486434 gene encoding uncharacterized protein yields MEPDMDMSDNYEEEYFAKISEIVSLLLKSEGIFTRMEIDKARAPLYEMLMHHLHDTDVLSTGSTVEGSYLPGSDVDRMFIDQNMIVILDEKEEINSEKCTFLLNTKQNQSCFVKLAFFNCLHESTLNEEVKEFLIEKEGVYFLSSEKYRNLKIIPESGNWLSSYASMSGFHEHGPCSSSSVNFDISCRSTDLDTTEGIQCSKWPMVALEWTSRERNSIWPPKHLIDKARDLPVHVVPVGDPTSDECQLQWRLSFSYVERELVWSFNESQLYTFVLLKTIFKAFLEPVTKDILSTYHLKTIIFWVSEEGLIKLQESNLIRVLKRCLQMLKECISRRTLKHFIISNHNLFYHKFENSDLQESIVNMIDCIVSDIISVLQHCRLPLEDVKLRKFEKSVIVSEGNPPSLTKLSEVLIELSQGSDECIRNKNKFSKYGAAFGIMISMVRGYVEGSKLTELLDIFDQSVSKSNVEIIVALKIFSIIRLGILYHLDYINIMDPSPLYFEGGIFKSEFIDSSNLEEKHIRLNAARSSFDLGCSLDQLSGRLYQAMFLLVQNDLTEMLEGIAKIFEKSLILKYEGFCCSSKNVKISDGEISITNDVPDICDENITGSVCYDVILTGHDVRCVPEAVKFECELNDYDKASFYFLYHPAVYYYFLAFQLHQRLDDKKNKFKALGQLEQITKIVKNENDGHRALNLLGYCFSEVGDEEKAFATFRLSLQMKNSAYNAAAYHLCLMVMKHTCICEMSDI; encoded by the exons ATGGAACCTGACATGGACATGAGCG ACAATTACGAGGAAGAATATTTTGCAAAGATTTCTGAAATTGTATCACTTTTACTTAAGTCTGAGGGAATTTTCACAAGAATGGAAATTGATAAAGCAAGAGCACCTTTATATGAAATGTTAATGCATCATCTGCATGATACTGATGTTTTATCGACAGGAAGTACTGTGGAAGGATCTTATTTACCTGGTAGCGACGTAGACCGTATGTTTATTGATCAAAACATGATTGTTATTCTGGATGAAAAAGAGGAAATAAACTCAGAAAAGTGTACATTTCTATTAAACACAAAGCAAAATCAAAGCTGTTTCGTGAAACTTGCTTTTTTCAATTGTCTCCATGAATCCACTTTAAATGAAGAAGTCAAGGAATTCCTAATAGAAAAGGAGGGTGTGTATTTTCTTAGTAGTGAGAAATACCGTAACTTGAAAATCATCCCAGAAAGTGGAAATTGGTTATCATCCTATGCATCGATGTCCGGCTTTCATGAACATGGCCCTTGCTCCTCATCTTCAGTAAATTTTGACATTAGTTGTCGAAGTACTGATTTGGACACCACGGAGGGTATACAATGTTCAAAATGGCCAATGGTGGCTCTTGAATGGACAAGCCGAGAAAGGAATAGCATATGGCCACCTAAACATCTCATAGATAAAGCACGCGATTTACCAGTTCATGTCGTTCCAGTAGGAGATCCAACCTCTGATGAATGTCAGCTGCAATGGAGACTTTCTTTTAGCTATGTTGAACGGGAACTCGTTTGGAGTTTTAATGAATCTCAGCTGTACACTTTTGTTCTACTTAAGACCATATTTAAAGCCTTCTTAGAACCTGTGACAAAGGACATACTTAGCACTTACCATTTAAAGACTATTATTTTCTGGGTTTCAGAAGAGGGTTTGATAAAGTTACAGGAATCAAACTTAATACGCGTGCTTAAGCGTTGTCTTCAAATGTTAAAAGAATGCATTTCTCGGAGGACTCTTAAGCATTTCATTATAAGTAATCATAACTTGttttatcacaaattcgaaaattcAGATCTACAAGAAAGTATTGTGAATATGATTGATTGTATTGTATCCGACATAATTTCTGTTTTGCAACACTGTAGATTGCCCTTAGAGGATGTGAAGCTACGAAAGTTTGAAAAAAGTGTAATCGTTTCAGAAGGAAACCCTCCAAGTCTGACGAAGTTATCGGAAGTTCTGATAGAATTATCGCAGGGATCTGATGAATgtattagaaataaaaacaaattcagtAAGTATGGAGCTGCATTTGGAATAATGATTTCTATGGTTAGAGGATATGTAGAAGGGTCAAAATTAACAGAGTTACTCGATATTTTTGACCAGTCAGTAAGTAAATCGAATGTAGAAATCATAGTCGCTTTGAAGATATTTTCAATCATCAGACTAGGAATTTTGTACCATTTGGATTATATCAACATAATGGACCCTAGTCCATTATACTTTGAAGGAGGAATATTCAAGTCAGAATTCATCGACTCTTCCAATCTAGAAGAAAAGCACATTAGACTTAATGCAGCAAGATCTTCTTTCGATTTAGGATGCTCTTTGGATCAACTATCGGGACGTCTTTACCAGGCGATGTTTTTATTAGTTCAAAACGATTTGACCGAAATGTTAGAAGGAATAGCGAAAATTTTCGAAAAATCTTTGATTTTGAAGTATGAAGGGTTTTGTTGTTCtagcaaaaatgtaaaaatttccgACGGAGAAATATCAATTACCAATGACGTTCCCGATATCTGCGATGAAAACATTACTGGTTCCGTGTGCTACGATGTAATTTTAACAGGTCATGATGTCCGGTGTGTGCCAGAAGCTGTAAAATTTGAATGTGAACTTAACGACTACGATAAAGcaagtttttatttcttatatcaCCCAGCGGTCTATTACTATTTCCTGGCTTTTCAACTACATCAGCGACTGGATGACAAGAAAAACAAGTTTAAAGCACTAGGGCAGTTGGAGCAAATAACAAAAATAGTGAAAAACGAAAACGATGGTCATCGTGCGCTTAATCTTCTCGGGTATTGTTTCAGCGAGGTAGGAGATGAAGAAAAGGCTTTTGCAACCTTCAGGTTATCTCTTCAAATGAAAAACAGTGCTTACAATGCCGCCGCGTACCATCTGTGTTTGATGGTTATGAAACATACTTGTATTTGCGAAATGTCTGATATTTAA